The genomic stretch GCACCTGGATTCTTCCACTTTTTAGGGCACTCTCGAAGCGTTAATTGTCACCAAGTGAGCGAAGTCTGATGCTGCGCTGCTAATCATCCTTTCGAAGTATGGACGTTATAGGGTGTccctgaataattccatcaattcTTTGTCTAAGAGTGGTGGCTCAATGCAAGccgctaactctctccatctttgggcataccctctgAAGGATTCATTGCTCTCTTTAGATAAGGCTCTCAGCTGCATGCGATCAGGAGCTTTGTCCAAATTATATTTGTAGTGCTTCAAGAAGTCGTTATCTAGGTCTAACCATGATTGAATGTGACTtctttctaacttcatgtaccaaCTCAACGATGCCCCGGTCAAACTGTCCTGAAAATAGTGAATCATTAGCTTATCATCGTGGGCATGAGATGCCATTTTTCgacaaaacatcaccaaatggtgctttaGACAGCcatcccctttgtacttctcaaattccGGTACTTTGAATTTTGGGGGTATAACCAGGTCAGGTACCAAAGACATGCCTAAGGCATTAAGTTCAACCGTATCTTGCCTTTCTATGGccttgagtcttttctctagcacGCAACATCTTTTAGAAATCTCATCATCATGTGGTTGTTCAGCATAAACCGCTAGGCTTGTTCCATGGGAATCTGGCATGGAGAATGCAAAACTGTGATACTCAACAACATCATGGCGTGAGGAATCTTGAACAACATGATGTTCTTGTACAATAGAGTTATCAACTGGGGTCCGCACATGCTGAGATTGGGTAGGACCATTTACTGGAGCTGGAATAACATTCTCTACGATTGCAGTCTGCTGAATGTTGTCCTCCCTCTTTTCTAAAGCTATCATAGCCTCCACAAGTTGGTCTATCTGGTTTTTCATCGAGTCAACATCTCCTCTTAATGCAATGTGATTTTGCTCCAATGGATCCATGGTTTTTCAAGAGCTACTTCAAGTCTGATATGAGTGTCGCGAATTCAACTGCGGGTTatggacgaaggattgatgagttttctttggtattttttgtgaaaGATGATATGAAATGTATGATGATGAATGTAAATGCAATGATATGCGTATGAACGTAGTGACATGTTTAGGATCACAGGTTCAAGGTGTTCTCAGATGAATCAGAATAACAGGTAAATGACAGGTATCTCTGATTAATGGAACCCCATGGGTAGGCTCTACAATTggtaggttcccagagtcatggatatGTCATGAGGACGTCACTGCCttgacgaagactcgtcggacaatagTATCCTTAAGAAGAactcgtctaggtgaggtctgtaacaccccgataataataaaataattatttgaattgagttaataatttaattattaatttaattaaataattggaaattttattattattattatttttttgaattattattattttggaataataattattatttggaaaatatatatatgttggaattaaggaaaaagtcccattgggagtaaaaacatttcacgtgaaaacagagaaaatcgtgaaaagggaaaagggcagagaagaggagaaaggagctgaagagcaaaggttgaagaacggaaaggcttgaagctcaaagattcgccggattgttaaggtaaggggggtttatcgtcgattaatgggtattttgggataatatgtcatgggtagtgataagccgttaatttgaccctaattgggaattgtaaatgttgaaatgttgttggatgaactgtgctgaaagttgaaattaaatcggtatttgtgtgagtaatgttttcccgatcgtatagctgtttacggaatcagaatcggaggtccggaagtcctccaacggcggaattctgcagtctgccgtgtgttagcgcaggaattgttgtttggtctgcgttaaccggttaacccagggtgttaaccggttaacactgtattgaaatgtgaaaatattgagttttgcctgcgttaaccggttaacccagggcgttaaccggttaacgctgttgcgttttgccagaaagtgagttttgcctgcgttaaccggttaacccagggcgttaaccggttaacactgttgcagagtgaaaaattattgtttttaaatgtggtgtacctaattgagggttggcatatgttgcctatggtgtaatagggataaattcccgctgttttgagcagtatatgcaatattgaaatgtactaatattgtggttgttgtttggcataatctgacatgcttatgtgatgaatgattgatgatgtataatgatgtacatgatgctgtgaatgtatatattatgcatgtatgtgtgaatggactgttgtatggttcagagtgtgagcatatgtttattcttgaattattgttgatgttgcattgctagatgattagcatgcatggcatagccttcggggctgtagctaattcccatagtgaggaattagtgagtgaaccattgtgggttgttgttgatgtttgcatactagatgattagtgtgcatagtctagccttcggggctgtagctaattcccatggtgaggaattagtgagtgagtcactaggtctcaaatgagtgggactagtgagcttagtagccgtatctggagggatcggtgagcttgaattatatgttcaagaatagtcggtaccgcatgtgtagagtctcattgcataaaaatatgtatggcgtataatatgaatggatgtgttccaatattatacgtgtgttgtgttgttgttaagtatgatttgagatttTACTGATATTGTATATTaatgttgagtatgatgtttaagccaatgagctattactgaatgtgtattgcaattagggtgattgatgtgttaattacttggcattacatgttgttttataatgcttattatattgattgaggaactcacccttacaactatttttcaggtaacgagaaatgagttgagtagaagcaaatgcttggagtctagtgtagtctccctagtgggtcatgctctgatagatgtaacatcgggcgggaacactttgattattattgttgttgttgttgaactaaattacatgtgatgttacatgttttgcatgattgagttgatctctatccgctgcgtaattgtgcaaatactttatatttaaattaaataaaagagcatgattgttatattgtttaaatggtgtggaatgtttgtgtgacacccttggtgcactattactctgattatatgtttattattttaataaagttttggggtattttagaagggtgttacattagtggtatcagagcatagtcggtcgtgtcgagtcgtaattattctgttttccctgtacgggataggtgttgtgtaaccctatcagtacttattgttttagtttgttgggttttcagaatagagatggctggaagaggcagagatgatgctgcgattgctgaggctctgggtatgctggctggagtacttggagggaatccaaatgttgtaggaatgggagctgctcgtcaactgagtgagttccagaagaacaatcctccaatgttcaagggagcatacgatccagatggtgctcagaagtggttgaaggagatcgagaggatcttcagagtaactgagtgtgctgataaccagaaggtcaggttcggtacacatatgctgtcagaggaagctgatgattggtgggttgctacccgcactgagttggaatctgttgggaatactgagatcacttgggctgtgttcagggaaaggttcctgagaaagtattttccagaagatgtcagaggaaagaaagagatagagtttttggaattgaagcagggtaacaggtcggttactgagtatgctgcgaagttcaccgagctgtcaaagtactatactccctataatgaggctgctggagaattttcgaaatgtgtgaagtttgagaacgggttgcgtcctgagatcaaacaagctattggatatcagaggatcagggtgttttctgacttggttgactgttgcagaatttttgaacaggattccaaggctagagcagagagttatcagcagagggttgataggaagggtaagaatcagatggatcgtggaaaaccgtatgcagctggcaaaggttttcagaagcagagtgggatgaagaggcctagtgggggggactctagtgctcctgctaagtgttatagatgtggtcgggctggacatcgtgttcatgagtgtaccagtgctgagatgaagtgtttcaagtgtgggaaaggtggtcacttggctgcagagtgccgattgaagactgtaacttgtttcaactgtggagagttgggtcatatcagtccccagtgtcctaagccgaagaaggagaatcagtcaggaggcaaggtttttgctctatcaggttctgagacttctgcagatgatcgtttgatcagaggtacgtgttatattaatggctttcctcttatagctattattgacacaggtgctactcattcttttatatctgtggattgtgctgtgaagcttaagttagagatatctgagatgcgtggaagtatggtgattgatactcctgcaaagggttcagtgactactacttcggtttgtttgagttgtcctttgaatatttttggtagagattttgggatagaccttgtgtgtcttccattagtgcagattgacgttatcttgggtatgaactggttggtgtttaaccgagtttatatcaactgttttgataagacggtgatatttcctgagattgaggaagggcagagtctgtttctatcagccaggcaggtgaatgaggaagtggcagatggggcagagttgtttatgctgttggcaactttagaggctaaagataaactggtgattcgtgatctagcagtggtgtgtgactttcctgatgtgtttccggaataagtgaatgagttaccgccagagcgtgaagttgagttctcgattgaattggtacctggtactagaccgatatcgatggctccgtaccgtatgtctgctgttgagttagctgaattgaaaagtcagttggaagatttgttggataagaagtttattcgtccaagtgtgtcaccgtggggtgcaccagtgttgttggttaagaagaaggaaggtactatgaggttgtgtgtggactacaggcaactgaataaagtgacgatcaagaatcggtatcctttgccgaggattgatgatttgatggatcagttggttggtgcgagtgtgttcagcaagatagatttgagatctgggtatcatcagatacgtgtgaaaactgaggatattcagaagactgctttcagaacgaggtatggacattatgagtattctgtaatgccttttggtgtgactaatgcgcctggagtatttatggagtacatgaataggattttccatccgtacttggatcagtttgttgtggtgtttattgatgacattttggtgtattcgaaatctgaagaagagcatgctgagcatttgagagtggttttaggagtgctgcgagaaaagcagttatttgctaaactgtctaagtgtgaattttggttagcagaagttagttttcttggtcatgtgatttcaagaggtggtgttgctgttgatccttctaagatagaagcggtatctaagtgggaagctccgaagtctgttgctgagattcgaagtttccttggtttggctggttattataggaagttcattgagggattttctaagttggcgttaccgttgacgatgttgactagaaaggggcaagcgtttgtttgggactcaagatgtgaagaaggtttccaagagttaaagagaaggttgactactgctcctattttgacgttaccgagttcgtcggaaccatttgaagtttactgtgatgcttcattgttgggtttgggtggtgtgttgatgcagaatcagcaggttatagcttatgcttcgagacagctgagggttcatgaaaggaactatccgacgcacgatttagagttggcagctgtagtgtttgttttgaagttgtggaggcattacttgtatggatcaagatttgaggttttcagtgaccataagagtttaaagtatttgtttgatcagaaagagctgaatatgagacagaggagatggttagagtttctgaaggattatgattttggtttgaattaccatccgggtaaagcaaatgtagtggctgatgtattgagtcggaaatcattacatatgtctatgttaatggttagggaattggatttaattgagcagtttagagatttgagtttggtgtgtgagagtactcacaatagtgttaaattgggaatgttgaagttaacaagtggtattctggatgagatcagagagggtcagaaatccgatgcgtttttggttgataagttgactttagtgaatcaaggccaaggtggtgaattcagagttgatgagaatggtgttttgaaatttggtaatcgggtgtgtattccgaatgtgatcgaacttaagaagagtatccttgaggaaggacatcgtagtggcttgagtattcatcctggagctacgaagatgtatcatgatttgaagaagttattttggtggccgggaatgaaaagagaaattgcgagttttgtttattcctgtttgacttgtcagaagtcgaagattgagcatcagaagccgtctgggctaatgcaaccgttggctattccagagtggaagtgggatagtatcagtatggattttgtttctggtttgccgaggacaaataagaattttgaagccatttgggtgattgttgacagattgacaaagtcggctcatttcattccgatcagaatggattatccgttagagagattagccgagttgtatattgagaagattgtaagtttgcatggtattccgtcgagtattgtttcggacagggatcctagatttacatcgaaattctgggaaggtttgcagaaggctttgggaactaagctgagattgagttctgcatatcatccgcagactgatggtcagactgagaggacgattcagtcattagaggatcttttgagagcttgtgttttggaaaaaggaggtgcttgggattgttatttacctttgattgagtttacctacaacaatagttttcattcgagcattggtatggcgccgtttgaagctttgtatggtaggagatgtcggacacctttgtgttggtatgagtccggtgagagtgctgtggttggaccggagattgttcaacagactacggaaaagattaagatgattcaggagaagatgaggattgctcagagtcgtcagaagagttatcatgataagaggaggaagtcacttgagttccaagagggagatcatgtgtttcttcgtgttactccgataactggtgttggtcgagctttgaagtcgaagaagttgacacctcgatttattggtccttatcagattttggagaggataggagaagtagcctatcgtatcgccttaccgccgtcgcttgcgaatttgcatgaagtttttcatgtgtctcagttgaggaggtacattcatgatccgtcacatgtagtccaaatagatgatgtacaggtgagagataacctgactgttgaaacatcacctatggggatcgaggatcgagagttgaagcagttgcggggtaaagagattgccttggtgaaggtagcttggggaggaccagcaggtggcaacgtgacttgggaactggagagtaagatgaaggagtcttatccagagttgttcgcttgaggtatgttttcgaggacgaaaactcttttagtgggggagagttgtaacaccccgataataataaaataattatttgaattgagttaataatttaattattaatttaattaaataattggaaattttattattattattatttttttgaattattattattttggaataataattattatttggaaaatatatatatgttggaattaaggaaaaagtcccattgggagtaaaaacatttcacgtgaaaacagagaaaatcgtgaaaagggaaaagggcagagaagaggagaaaggagctgaagagcaaaggttgaagaacggaaaggcttgaagctcaaagattcgccggattgttaaggtaaggggggtttatcgtcgattaatgggtattttgggataatatgtcatgggtagtgataagccgttaatttgaccctaattgggaattgtaaatgttgaaatgttgttggatgaactgtgctgaaagttgaaattaaatcggtatttgtgtgagtaatgttttcccgatcgtatagctgtttacggaatcagaatcggaggtccggaagtcctccaacggcggaattctgcagtctgccgtgtgttagcgcaggaattgttgtttggtctgcgttaaccggttaacccagggtgttaaccggttaacactgtattgaaatgtgaaaatattgagttttgcctgcgttaaccggttaacccagggcgttaaccggttaacgctgttgcgttttgccagaaagtgagttttgcctgcgttaaccggttaacccagggcgttaaccggttaacactgttgcagagtgaaaaattattgtttttaaatgtggtgtacctaattgagggttggcatatgttgcctatggtgtaatagggataaattcccgctgttttgagcagtatatgcaatattgaaatgtactaatattgtggttgttgtttggcataatctgacatgcttatgtgatgaatgattgatgatgtataatgatgtacatgatgctgtgaatgtatatattatgcatgtatgtgtgaatggactgttgtatggttcagagtgtgagcatatgtttattcttgaattattgttgatgttgcattgctagatgattagcatgcatggcatagccttcggggctgtagctaattcccatagtgaggaattagtgagtgaaccattgtgggtttgttgttgatgtttgcatactagatgattagtgtgcatagtctagccttcggggctgtagctaattcccatggtgaggaattagtgagtgagtcactaggtctcaaatgagtgggactagtgagcttagtagccgtatctggagggatcggtgagcttgaattatatgttcaagaatagtcggtaccgcatgtgtagagtctcattgcataaaaatatgtatggcgtataatatgaatggatgtgttccaatattatacgtgtgttgtgttgttgttaagtatgatttgagatttTACTGATATTGTATATTaatgttgagtatgatgtttaagccaatgagctattactgaatgtgtattgcaattagggtgattgatgtgttaattacttggcattacatgttgttttataatgcttattatattgattgaggaactcacccttacaactatttttcaggtaacgagaaatgagttgagtagaagcaaatgcttggagtctagtgtagtctccctagtgggtcatgctctgatagatgtaacatcgggcgggaacactttgattattattgttgttgttgttgaactaaattacatgtgatgttacatgttttgcatgattgagttgatctctatccgctgcgtaattgtgcaaatactttatatttaaattaaataagagagcatgattgttatattgtttaaatggtgtggaatgtttgtgtgacacccttggtgcactattactctgattatatgtttattattttaataaatttttggggtattttagaagggtgttacaaggTCTTTGTATTATCCCAACAAGGAAAACTCCATGAGGATTCTACTACAcgactctcgagtccaaggttctaacaaggttctcagagtcatagatcgaggttggaaatattactataaggtaataatacgtccaagggatctcatctgattaGGGCTTTCATATTAACCCAAAAAGTCTGGGACTTTTTCAGGTAGATATTACATAACCGCCagatataatgggttaaaaggtccctagagtcattgatccaacttgagaatactatcgtcgtgacgaagactcgtcgggcaataatatctcaagagaatctcctctaggcggggtcttcgtttcttcccaacaaggaagactccttaCGGGTGCCCACtatgcaaccaccaacttaatcttatggtttttctcagactcgggtggagagcctatctcacaaagtatcaccaaccAGAGGACCCCAAATAAAACATATTCAATAAATCATAATACAATAATCATGACCGcataataataatagaataaataacaaacagataaaattaacacacaatacatcaactggactaagttaggcttcactctcttttgcttggagctatccccagcagagtcgccatctgtcgcatctcgaaaaatacgattcctcgcgatggtcgcggaaaaaattatgttcaaacagagtcgccaccgaactttatttatcccaatgaagggataggaaaatatcgataaaacctttaggaaatagaataatggtcgtcgcaaccatattcgggttcaggagtggattatgtaaggggaaggtattagcaccccttacgtctgttgtactcaacgagaaccttttagttctaattttcatttcgagtgttaatttatgtttgtttgttatctttgggtttAAAAATAGAAGTGGAGGAaaacctcagaaagggaaagggaaggtttttttattagtgtgctcgcgaagatacaacaatctcctgcctacgtatccttatggtaaggaaatcagagcattcgtagttcgagGAACTAtggttggttggtgttttttaatgaacaactgtttagatcgcgttctaaaggctaaacgctggcttgtctactctcggcggaggcttaagcattggtttgttgtgcgcattagaaaggattaacagtgttctttctgaaaagagttttggtcacacggggtTGACAAGTCGAATTAATGTGTTGAatgttttgtttgattgattTTGATCGCACGAGGGAGAGAAAAGGatagatttgatgtgttgagatgtttttggttggatgacgattactcggataatcgagtaagacaacgcgtatcctaatagtcggtaaagggaatagaagactctagaccactttctttttaatccttaattatagaaaggatttgataataattaaagtgttttgaacggatgacgaatactcggataatcgagtaagacaactcgtatcctaataatcgggaaagggaatagaagactctagaccgctttctttttcatctgagtgattacGAAAATAAGTTTgcgtatggttgatgtattttgtcatgaacgacaaatacttgaatgactgagtaagacaactcatatccaaacatttgagaagaggaattgaagactcaagaccatctcccttttcgtatggttcgttatgaaaataatttgattaagttgtaagttggtggaaaaatgacaattgttcgactgaccgagtaagagaactcgtgTTCAAACAACTGAGGAgtgaaattgaaaactcaaagtcaactcccttttcatttagcttattgtGAAAGTATTTCGATTTAATCGGAGTTTGGAAGTTGGTAtaggaacgacaattatttgactaaccaagtaagagaacttgtattcaaatagtcgaggagaaaaaattgaagactcaaagttatctcccttttggtttcttgttataaaaggatttgatttgtttgtacttaaatgaattaaaaatgacgaccatttgactaaccgagtaagaaaactcgtatttaaataatcgaggagaggagttgaaaactcaaaaccatcccccttttcatttcttatCATAAGAGGActtgatttgtttgtgcttaagtggattagaaatgacgattatctgactaaccgagtaagagaactcgttgtcaaataatcgaggagaggagttgaaaactcaaagccatcccccttttcatttcctAAGTGAAAGGGTATTTAATAGTGATTgggtattttaatttgatttggatAAAATACTCGACCTTGGATTGGGGTTTTGAATTTGTGTTcatgaatgaaatgaattttatttagtgtattgtTCATCTACTTgattaatcaataaccaaatatgtctcattgtaagagagcccaagagtaagctatgtgaggttgatgacgatgctagagagcaatcgacttacaaaggtgttttgaaaatgggctcgacatttGAATAGAGAATTATATGATTTATTTGTGGTTTGAAGTTGTTTTGAGATGATGATGAATTGGTTTGGAATAGACTTGAAAGTGATTGTGAATTGATTATGACTTGAAATAGTTTTTTGTttgaaataatgtgaaattttgaTAGTGGGAGAAGTTAATCGAtttctttttaacaaaattaatttattaaaaacttgATTAAATCAGTcaattgaattaattaaaattaattatcaaaattatttaattaaatcaaataattaagttaattaaaattgattaatcaaaattaaactaattacaaattttaatcaattaattaaatcaaaagaaagaaaaactgGATAATAATATCGATTTATTCCATGGAAAAGTCAACTCCTTGAATTTAATCCAATTAAAAAAATGTAATGATATTATTTACAATAATTATAACAACAATACAATTTTGTAATATTTCATACActatttataataataataataagatcaacagaaaaattaaattaatacTATTCACAAATATCATATTAATTCCAGAGTAATCAATGAGGTGTAAACAAATTTTATATTAAACCCTCCTTATCAGAATGTCAAAACCATAATTCTAAATTCAGCATAATCAAacaaatgttttttttttttaaaactaccAATTCTCTGTGAAACCACGACTCATGGATACCTAGAGAGACCAGACTTAATACACAAACATCCCCTTTGCAAACCTTTTAAAATTATTCAAAGTTTGGTGATAACTTTTCAAAGGAATTTGTTTTCAACTACTGATATTTTAACAGAAAAATATATAATAGCTCTTTCCTCTTGCTCTTGCCAAGAAATTCATAAACATTGCTATTTCTTCAAAGCATGTCAAACAAAATCACCCTGTTACTCACTCTATTAAAATGACTCTTAACCAAATTAAAACAAAACAATTGTAGCAAAGCACAAGTATTTCAGAGCAAGGTCAAATCATTACCGAAGTATTTATCGGAAAGAAGTTGAAGCCACCGTAGGTCGTATCGAGCTCGGGTTATTGCCGCACGACATCAGACGCAGCATAACTCAGAAAAATGAAATCCACAACATGCTGAATCGGAAAGGCGCCAAGCTACCACCGTGTTACCGCTGTGGGAACCATTGTTGCTTGGGTGAGGGTGAATGTTTGATCTGTTGTTGCCGGACGGTGAACAGGGGAGTAGAGAGTGGTAATCGCGCGGTGTACGACATGCGTCATTGTG from Lathyrus oleraceus cultivar Zhongwan6 chromosome 7, CAAS_Psat_ZW6_1.0, whole genome shotgun sequence encodes the following:
- the LOC127102469 gene encoding uncharacterized protein LOC127102469 — encoded protein: MDPLEQNHIALRGDVDSMKNQIDQLVEAMIALEKREDNIQQTAIVENVIPAPVNGPTQSQHVRTPVDNSIVQEHHVVQDSSRHDVVEYHSFAFSMPDSHGTSLAVYAEQPHDDEISKRCCVLEKRLKAIERQDTVELNALGMSLVPDLVIPPKFKVPEFEKYKGDGCLKHHLVMFCRKMASHAHDDKLMIHYFQDSLTGASLSWYMKLERSHIQSWLDLDNDFLKHYKYNLDKAPDRMQLRALSKESNESFRGYAQRWRELAACIEPPLLDKELMELFRDTL